One Bacilli bacterium genomic window, CAATCGCCAAAATTGTTTTGTACGCCGCGTTTATTTTGGGCTTCGTATACGTAATGAACCAGTATCGGGGCATTCCGTTCCCGGCTATTCTTGTCATCGTATTGGCCATCATCTTTACCTTCATTGCGCGCAAAACGGTGTTTGGCCGTCATATTTATGCGATCGGGGGCAATCCCGACGCCGCCAAACTGTCCGGAATTCATATCAAGCGCCGGTTGATGATGATTTTTGTGCTGATGGGCACGCTGTGCGCCATTTCCGGTTTGATTTTGACAGCGAGATTAAATGCGGCCACCCAGAGCGCCGGGGAAATGTACGAATTGGACGCGATAGCCGCTTGCGTCATTGGCGGCACCAGCTTGATGGGGGGCGTCGGCACAATCGGCGGCGCGCTGATCGGGGCGCTCGTAATGGCCAGCCTCGATAACGGCATGAGCTTGATGAACCTGGACGCGTTTTGGCAATTGATTGTAAAAGGTTCGATTCTGGTGCTGGCAGTCTGGGTGGACATTTACAGCCGCAGCAAGAAAAAATCGTTATAATGACGCGAAAAATAAGAGCCGCTTGCAATGGGGAAACCGCGTTTAAGCGTTTCCTGTTGCAGCGGCTCATTTCTTTTTCTATTTAATTGGCCATATAATACCTGAGAGAGGATTTGCTGCATGGAATATTAAAGATTATTGCCGAATTTAGAAGGATATTTTTGATTGAATAAAGAACTTATTTGGATGCAAGCACGTTATATAACATGTATATTGAAATTAAGCGCAACTTTTCACTCCCGACGAAGTAAAACATTGTATCACGGGAAGCGGGGGTGAACCTTCGACTTAAGGAGGGTCGCTCATGTTGACCGATTCCCAAATTATTCGCGAAATTAAAGACGGCAATGTTCAACTCTATGCAGAACTTATGGTCCGATATGAGCGAAAAATTCTTGCATTCGTGTATCATATGCTGAAAAATTCCCATTTGGAGGTAATGGCGGAAGACCTTTGCTCCGAAACGTTTTACAAGGCTTTTCGCAGCCTGCAATCGTTTCGCGAGGTCGAAGCCGCATTCTCCACCTGGCTGTATACCATTGCAAGAAATACGGTGCTCAGCGAACTGCGCAAGCAAAAGGCCAACAACGTCTCCCTGGAAGAGAGCGGAATTACTCCGCAGTCCTCATATGAATCTGCTCCGGAACAATCGCTTTTACGATCGGAAAAAGTGGAAAAGGTGAGGGAAGCAATCAAAAATTTGCCGGAAAAACAGCGTTCCGCGCTGATTTTGCGCGAATACGAGCAATTGGATTACCAGGAGATCGCCAATATTCTCGGACAGACTGTCAGCGCCGTTAAATCCTTGTTGTTCAGAGCGAGAGCGAGCGTCAAAATGCAGCTTGAATCTTATATGGCAGAGCCGTTAATCGAAGATGTCAAGGGGATGAATCACAGATGATTTGTCGAGAGATTCAGGAACTGTTCGCCGAATATTGGGATCTTCCTGAAGACGACCCCGTCCGTGCCGCTGTAGACAAGCACGTGGCCGAATGCCGGGCATGTTCCGAAGAATTTCAGATTTGGCAGGAAGCCGCCCAAATGATCAAAAGCGAAATCGTTCCATTGGCCCGGCCGGAACCGGCAAACGTCGCGCAAACCGTGATGAATCGCATTTATGCCGACGAATCGTGGCGCATTCCGATACCGGATCGAACGTACCGCATTTCCTACAGGATGCGGCGTATTTTGACCGCGCTTGTTTCCTTTTTTATGGCGATGTTTATCTTAAGCATTTTCTATGCTATGGTTTCTGGCGCCAATCCGTCGGAAAACGCGGGCGGCCAAAGCCTGGCGGAAATGTTTCCCGTCGACACGATTCAGGACGGACATTCGATTAAAGCCAAATCCGTCATTTTGGACGGCGTGCCGGTGGCAAGCATATCCGCGCCGGCAGTCATCAAGCTGGAACCGCCGGATCGTCCGCATTATTTTCTGGGCTTTTCCATCTTTGGCATGATTTTTACGCTGCTCACGATGAATTGGCTGTCCCGCATACGAAATTAATGGAAGCGCAAGCCAAGCTCCGCCATAGCCGGCGGGGCTTTTTTAACGAATTGGCTGGAGAGGATGGATAAACATGGTAATCGGGTTAATTCGCCACGGCGAAACGGACTGGAATGCGGAAAAACGGATTCAAGGGCAAAAGGATATCGCCCTGAATGAAAATGGGATCCGGCAAGCGAAAGCGTTGGCGGAGTATTTGCGGCAAGATCCGTGGGATGCCATTGTCGCAAGCGATCTGACCAGGGCAATGACAACAGCCGAAACGATTGCCGCAGCCTGCGGCATTTCCCGTGTTTATTCCGATCGGCGGCTCAGGGAACGATACTACGGGGACATAGAAGGAACGACGTTGGCGGAAAGAGAAAAAGTCTGGGGAGAACATTGGCGCGACTTCGACCATCGGATCGAAAGTGATGAAGCGGTGCGGGCGCGGGGAATCGTCGCGATCCGCGATTATACGGAACGGCTTACAGTCGGCCGAATCCTGTTTGTTTCGCACGGCTCGCTGATTCGCCAAGTGTTGGCGGATTTGCTTCCGGAACAGGAGATAGGCGTGATCCATAATACCTCGCTGACGGTGCTGGAACGATCGGACGGGCGCTGGGCGTGCAAAACTTTTAATTGTGTTCAGCACCTCAAAAAATAGATCGAACCTATGAATATTTTTTCCTTCGCCGCCCATAATGGTTAATGCATGCTATCAGGCAAGCTTGCTATTTTTGGGGGTGTGGCGGTTGAATTTGGCCGAGATGTTGAGCTACGCGGATATTCGGCAGTTAAACGCGATTGCCAGACATTATGCGTGTGAATGCAGCGGCCATTCCAAAAACGAGTTAATCCAGTCGATTCTGATGACCATAAACCGCAAAGACGTGTTCGAACAAGTGGTCCGGGAATTAAGTGAGGAAGATTTGCGCTTTGTCAACTCGCTTTTGTTTGACCGCAGGGAAAGTTTCAGCCTGGAAGACTTGTTGGCGCGGGCCAAAGCGGCCGTATACGACAACGAGCGCAAGGAACTGGCGAATCCGCGGGAAACGATCGCGAAATTTAAATATCGCGGCTGGCTGTTCAACGGCTGCTCGCAAAAGACGAAATACTTGCTGCAAGTTCCCCGCGACGTCAAGACAAGGTTTCGCGACACGCTTGCGGATTATTTTGCCTCGCGGCTTTCCTATTCGACTACGCCGCCGTTTTA contains:
- a CDS encoding sigma-70 family RNA polymerase sigma factor, producing MTDSQIIREIKDGNVQLYAELMVRYERKILAFVYHMLKNSHLEVMAEDLCSETFYKAFRSLQSFREVEAAFSTWLYTIARNTVLSELRKQKANNVSLEESGITPQSSYESAPEQSLLRSEKVEKVREAIKNLPEKQRSALILREYEQLDYQEIANILGQTVSAVKSLLFRARASVKMQLESYMAEPLIEDVKGMNHR
- a CDS encoding zf-HC2 domain-containing protein, which produces MICREIQELFAEYWDLPEDDPVRAAVDKHVAECRACSEEFQIWQEAAQMIKSEIVPLARPEPANVAQTVMNRIYADESWRIPIPDRTYRISYRMRRILTALVSFFMAMFILSIFYAMVSGANPSENAGGQSLAEMFPVDTIQDGHSIKAKSVILDGVPVASISAPAVIKLEPPDRPHYFLGFSIFGMIFTLLTMNWLSRIRN
- a CDS encoding histidine phosphatase family protein, giving the protein MVIGLIRHGETDWNAEKRIQGQKDIALNENGIRQAKALAEYLRQDPWDAIVASDLTRAMTTAETIAAACGISRVYSDRRLRERYYGDIEGTTLAEREKVWGEHWRDFDHRIESDEAVRARGIVAIRDYTERLTVGRILFVSHGSLIRQVLADLLPEQEIGVIHNTSLTVLERSDGRWACKTFNCVQHLKK